The Theobroma cacao cultivar B97-61/B2 chromosome 2, Criollo_cocoa_genome_V2, whole genome shotgun sequence genome includes the window CTGCCCCCACTAGAATTTTTGTTGCACATCACTTTAGGATGGCAGGTTGTGTTGAAAGGTGTGTTCCATAAACTTGTGACATATGCAGTTATGCACTAATCATGTAGTTAAATACATGAATaggttttataattttttttatatatttgaaaaaaaagagatttgaattttattttttttgagagaaaaatTATACACTAATCAAAATGAATCAAATGCTCTGTGTTCCATAATCTTAtcttattgatgatttttttttaaaaaaaaattaaaatcttttgtGACAGCAAATCCTTTGGCAGTTTAATTGTTCCATCTAAAGTAATTTGATGCTAATAAAGTAACATTTAAATTCTTATGTTGTCTATGCTTACCAAAGAAAAGCAATATAAGATTTGTTAAATCATATTGCATGTGGCTCACAAcgttaataaatattttataattaggtaCTTTGCATTATTTGATCCAATTAAGTAGGATGTTGGGTAGTAAAAATACTACCTGCCACTAGTTCGAGTAGTGATCATAAGATAAGATACTCACCACTTGAAATTCAataatagataataatttttaatattaaattttaattttatgtattatttttatttatgaaattatttttaaataacagAATACttactaaaatttattaattattctaaatataattttaaactttaatttaattttaattcataatgtaatttttattaacaatatgcataaaattaattttaaattcaaagtttattttttaatataaataatcaaGTTGGGGTATTAAGTATTGATTTTAATCGACTGAAATGGATATGTCAAAATTAGTGGTACCTAGCAGCAGTGATTCCTAATGGCTTACGCAATAATGAtttgtttattcaattatCACCTAATGCTTCATATCTCATAAatgattttcatgtttattGAGCTTTAAGTTGATCGAGTCTTATATTATATCCTTTTTCAGGTCGCCTCTCTCCCAAAATCCACAAAGATAACAATTCTTTATTCTGCCCTTGCAGTCTGTATAGGTTACGTGGTTCTCTCTTCAGCAAATATGTAAGTGtataattatatgaattaatttttgtaatcttcaACCACATTTTTATACACTACTCTTGTTTAATCTATAGGTTGGGTTATCAAATTTGACtaggaaaaaacaaataaactaaggaaaaaatattttattctttactcatgttttaaaataaatgaatggcAAGCATTAATTTTAAGTGAATTtcgtaaaatattttgaaattcatcTAGTCTACGTACACTctgttttcccttttttgactagaacctttCGCTAAAGTTTAACAGTTGGTTTACTGAATGAAGAACCTTTGTCTTTCAAGACTCATTGACTGCTTTTGCAAAGAACCACTGCCATCACTTCTGACTTGGAGCGTTCAGCAGTAACATGTCGGAAACTTAGGTGAACTCATTGAAATAAATGATATGTTGAGCTAATATAAGAGGAAACTAAACTTATTTATTAGTTGAAATTTGagaacaaaaccaagaaaaattgaGGACGTGCACATCCATTCCGTTTATTTAATGCatttattttagataaaaatgCTAATTAGAGTCATATACTTCTATGCTTCAAATAATTGTTTGATATTGTAAGGCGATATGACATCGGAACCTCCGCTCCACATTTCCTGTGCAAATTGTTGGAAGGCCTTTTCTGAGGGATGATAGGAGTCAAAGAAGAAATTTTCACTAGAATTCTCACATAATTCATACTCTTTTATCCCTCTCTTCCCTCCACAACTGTATGTTCCTCTGTATACACCAGAGCCGCAGCATGCCGTTGTGGCATCCTTGAACCCTTCACATCATAGTCAACCCACAAAAATTGTTAGCTGAAAATAATTAAGTGATGCTCTAGTTACCAAAGTGGATGACATACCGTATTTTGAAGGGTTGTTTAGTCTTTCGCTAATAGTTTTGTAGAAATTGTAAACTGAATATTTGAAGCCCGGTAGCTGCTCCTCTAGCTTCTTGAGGGTTTTGGGAAGTTCTCTTTGGTGCAGTTGtgaaattttattgacttCTTCAAAGCAAGAGCCGTTGCCTCCTGCTTGTGATCTTAGGAACGGTGAGCAACCCAGAGGGGCCATACCTGGAAACCCAAACTTCCTTCCTCCTATCTTGTATATTTCCTATTCCATTATAATATATAGATTGTTAAAGTGCAATTaccaaaagagagaaaaacacATGGTAAATATGAAATTTCTCTGACTTAAGTATAATTACTTTGAGTGCAAGAGTCAGGTTGCCCATCACCATGGCAACATAACCTTCATCAGAAATGCTCGAGTTCCGGCTCAAGTACTCATTGGCTCCTATGCTGATTAAGTAGACAGCTCTGGACAACAATCTCTTGGCTTCTGCATCTCCTACTTCTTGTCTCAGAGATTTCTCAACTTTTTTGAAATAGATTACTTGAGTCTTTAGGTCTATAACCTGGAGTTCACCGAAAAAGCAGGGGTGAAGAGAATGAAGAAGCAAACCGAATGGTCATAAGTACGGATAACA containing:
- the LOC18608304 gene encoding GDSL esterase/lipase 1, which encodes MASLKVQICCLLAYATFLSQMISCQSLPKEHVALFTLGDSLFDPGNNNNINTTNDYRANFWPYGRTFFGYPTGRFSDGRLIQDFIAEYAGLPLIPAFLQSGNHRFIYGVNFASGGAGALVETHQGLVIDLKTQVIYFKKVEKSLRQEVGDAEAKRLLSRAVYLISIGANEYLSRNSSISDEGYVAMVMGNLTLALKEIYKIGGRKFGFPGMAPLGCSPFLRSQAGGNGSCFEEVNKISQLHQRELPKTLKKLEEQLPGFKYSVYNFYKTISERLNNPSKYGFKDATTACCGSGVYRGTYSCGGKRGIKEYELCENSSENFFFDSYHPSEKAFQQFAQEMWSGGSDVISPYNIKQLFEA